The proteins below come from a single Antennarius striatus isolate MH-2024 chromosome 18, ASM4005453v1, whole genome shotgun sequence genomic window:
- the parp2 gene encoding poly [ADP-ribose] polymerase 2, producing the protein MVRSSKRSINKGQTAQQNEAVPSETVWQWQGDAGQWEPFTPSACTVLDSAVSAGQTTVHLTLGAGKSYDVDLKKMLQINPVTKYKRKIRCHTVKPETLNSNSTVQAGGQVKEEEEETNEHPPAKRRRGQNKSQLKTEEKPSEETKSEEVVKTVVMKGKAPVDPECKAKLGKAHVYSEGNDVYDMMLNQTNLQFNNNKYYLMQLLEDDSSKVFSVWLRWGRVGKVGQNSLTACGGDLQKAKDIFKKKFFDKTKNEWEHRATFEKVAGKYDMVFMDYSTNEKEENQTTVDAAPKKKTSKLDMKIQSLLELICDLRAMEECVLEMKFDTRKAPLGKLTSEQIRAGYTALKKIEDCLKKKGSSRELLEACNQFYTRIPHDFGLKTPPIIRTEDELKEKIALLEALSDIEIAVKMVKSSEDGDEHPLDRQYSSLKCQLQPLESGCDEYKVIEKYLQTTHAPTHSDYTMTVLDIFSVDRDGERDSFLSQLHNRTLLWHGSRLSNWVGILSQGLRVAPPEAPVTGYMFGKGIYFADMSSKSANYCFANQNNHVGLLLLCEVALGDSNELLDADYEANKLPAGKHSTKGLGRTGPDPKNSVTLDGVTVPIGPGVKTGVGKHNSYSLLYNEFIVYNPAQTRMRYLLRIKFNYSSLW; encoded by the exons TGTGGCAGTGGCAGGGCGACGCAGGACAGTGGGAGCCGTTCACACCGTCTGCCTGCACCGTGTTGGACTCAGCTGTCTCTGCAGGACAAACCACCGTCCATCTGACTCTGGGAGCTGGGAAATCTTATGACGTGGACCTGAAGAAGATGTTACAGATTAACCCTGTCACCAAATATAAGAGGAAGATCCGCTGTCACACAGTAAAACCAG AAACTTTAAATAGTAACTCAACTGTTCAAGCTGGAGGACAAGttaaagaagaagaggaagaaacaaacGAGCATCCCCCGGctaagaggaggagaggacaaAACAAGAGtcaattaaaaacagaagaaaaacccAGTGAGGAAACAAAGAGTGAAG AGGTCGTGAAGACTGTGgtcatgaagggaaaagcacCAGTGGACCCTGAATGCAAAGCCAAACTTGGAAAG GCACATGTTTACAGTGAAGGAAATGACGTTTACGACATGATGTTAAATCAG ACGAATCTTCAgttcaacaacaataaatactacctgatgcagctgctggaggacgaCAGCTCCAAGGTGTTCAGTGTGTGGCTTAGATGGGGCAGAG TGGGAAAAGTGGGTCAAAACAGTCTGACTGCCTGTGGTGGAGACCTGCAGAAGGCCAAAGACATCTTCAAGAAAAA ATTCTTTGATAAGACCAAAAATGAGTGGGAGCACCGAGCGACATTTGAGAAAGTAGCAGGAAAATACGACATGGTGTTCATGGACTACAGCACAAATGAGAAG GAGGAGAACCAGACCACAGTCGATGCTGCTCCCAAAAAGAAGACATCCAAGCTGGACATGAAGATCCAGTCTCTGCTGGAGCTCATCTGTGACCTCAGAGCCATGGAGGAGTGTGTCCTGGAGATGAAGTTCGACACCAGGAAAGCTCCTCTTG GCAAGCTGACCTCAGAGCAGATCCGCGCCGGCTACACGGCACTGAAGAAGATCGAGGACTGTTTGAAAAAGAAGGGCAGCAGTCGTGAGTTGCTTGAAGCCTGCAACCAGTTCTACACCCGCATCCCTCACGACTTCGG GTTGAAAACTCCTCCAATCATCCGCACGGAAGATGAGCTGAAGGAAAAGATTGCACTCTTGGAG GCTCTGAGTGACATTGAAATTGCGGTAAAAATGGTGAAGTCCAGTGAAGATGGTGACGAACATCCTCTGGACAGACAGTACTCCTCCTTGAAGTGTCAGCTGCAGCCTTTGGAGTCTGGTTGTGATGAGTATAAG GTAATAGAGAAGTACCTGCAGACCACTCACGCCCCCACCCACTCTGACTACACCATGACCGTCCTCGACATCttctcagtggacagagacggCGAGAGAGACAGTTTCCTCTCACAGTTACACAACAG GACTCTACTGTGGCACGGCTCCCGCCTGTCTAACTGGGTCGGCATCCTCAGTCAGGGGCTCCGAGTGGCCCCCCCAGAAGCCCCCGTGACGGGCTACATG TTTGGAAAAGgtatttattttgctgacatgtCATCAAAAAGTGCAAACTACTGCTTTGCCAATCAGAACAACCACGTTGGTTTGTTGCTGCTGTGTGAG gttgCTCTGGGAGACAGTAATGAGCTGCTGGACGCCGACTATGAAGCCAACAAGCTGCCTGCTGGGAAACACAGCACCAAAGGCCTGGGACGGACGGGCCCCGACCCCAAAAACTCAGTCACACT AGACGGAGTGACCGTGCCAATCGGGCCGGGGGTGAAGACGGGTGTCGGTAAACACAACAGCTACTCCCTGTTGTACAACGAGTTCATCGTCTACAACCCTGCTCAGACTCGCATGAGGTACCTGCTCCGCATCAAGTTCAACTACTCCTCACTGTGGTGA
- the si:ch211-284o19.8 gene encoding protein lifeguard 1 isoform X2: protein MMVFSILTLQLLFTFSVVCVFTFSSVVKAAVYDNLWAYISSFIIFLVVVTALSCFKSFSRRHPWNIVGLVVVTLSLSYMVGTVASFHDTTAVVISMGTTLAITITIILFSVQTRFDFTILSGVVMILVVDLLMFGIFCTFYYSYIAQVAYGSLGALLFSLFLMVDVQLLMGLIEHRLDPEEYVNAALMIYMDIIIIFLCLLGRR, encoded by the exons GTGTTCAGCATTCTGACTCTTCAGCTGCTCTTTACCTTcagcgtggtgtgtgtgttcaccttctCCAGCGTGGTCAAAGCTGCGGTGTACGACAACCTGTGGGCCTACATCAGCtccttcatcatcttcctcgTCGTCGTCACCGCACTCAGCTGCTTCAAGTCCTTCAGTCGGCGTCACCCCTGGAACATTGTGGGGCTG GTTGTGGTCACTCTGAGTTTGTCCTACATGGTGGGAACCGTCGCCTCCTTCCATGACACCACTGCTGTGGTCATCTCCATGGGAACGACGCTGGccatcacaatcacaatcattttATTCTCAGTACAG ACTCGTTTTGACTTCACTATTCTGAGTGGAGTTGTGATGATTCTGGTCGTGGACCTGCTCATGTTCGGGATCTTCTGCACCTTCTATTACTCCTACATTGCTCAAGTCGCCTATGGAAGTCTGGGTGCCCTTCTGTTTTCACTG TTCCTGATGGTCGACGTCCAGCTGCTGATGGGTTTGATTGAACACCGTCTGGATCCAGAGGAATACGTCAACGCTGCGCTCATGATCTACatggacatcatcatcatcttcctctgttTGCTGGGAAGGAGATGA